A window from Solanum stenotomum isolate F172 chromosome 5, ASM1918654v1, whole genome shotgun sequence encodes these proteins:
- the LOC125865767 gene encoding indole-3-acetic acid-amido synthetase GH3.6-like, with translation MERTIPAASKSPMKATEGSIGEENKRALQFIEEVTTNVDEVQKRVLAEILSRNANVEYLQRHDLNGHTDRETFKKVMPVITYEDIQPDINRIANGDKSPIFCSQPISEFLTSSGTSGGERKLMPTIPEEIGKRFQLRGLVMSVISQFVPDLEKGKGMYFWSIKSEAKTPGGLTARPVLTSMCKSPYFNNNRFSPYANYTSPAETILCPDSYQNMYSQMLCGLYQCKEVLSVGSPFASSFIRAIRFLEKHWSLLCNDIRMGTLNTQITDQSVRESVMKILKPDPELADFIEAECSRDSWQGIIARLWPNTKYVAVVVTGSMSQYIPTLDYYSNGLPLVSTMYGSSECYFGINLNPFCKPSEVSYTLIPTMCYFEFAPIHRDNGVIKSISQSNPLNEKEQNQLVDLVDVQIGQEYELVVTTYSGLYRYRVGDVLRVAGYKNNAPQFYFVCRENVILSIDSDKTDEAELQNAVKNAVHNLIPFDTNVAEYTSYANTATIPGHYVLFWELSVNGSTQIPPSVFEDCCLTIEESLNSVYRQGRASDKSIGPLEIRIVEIGTFDKLMDYCVSLGASLDQYKTPRCVKFEPLVELLNSRVMSRHFSPTCPNWVPGNKQWNNMN, from the exons ATGGAAAGAACCATACCTGCGGCATCAAAGAGCCCGATGAAGGCCACTGAGGGTAGTATAGGGGAGGAAAACAAGAGGGCTCTTCAGTTCATTGAAGAGGTCACGACCAACGTTGATGAGGTCCAAAAGAGAGTTCTTGCTGAAATCCTCTCTCGAAATGCCAATGTTGAGTACTTGCAGCGCCATGATCTCAATGGTCACACTGATAGAGAGACGTTCAAGAAAGTCATGCCTGTCATCACCTACGAAGATATTCAGCCTGATATTAACCGTATAGCCAATGGTGATAAATCTCCAATCTTCTGCTCCCAACCCATCTCTGAATTCTTGACAAG TTCTGGGACGTCCGGAGGGGAGAGAAAATTGATGCCAACAATTCCAGAAGAGATTGGGAAGAGATTTCAGCTTCGCGGCCTGGTGATGTCTGTGATAAGCCAATTTGTTCCAGATTTGGAAAAGGGCAAAGGAATGTATTTCTGGTCCATAAAGTCCGAAGCCAAGACCCCAGGAGGATTAACAGCTCGCCCTGTTTTAACAAGTATGTGCAAGAGTCCTTATTTCAACAACAACCGGTTTAGCCCCTATGCAAACTACACTAGTCCAGCTGAAACCATTCTCTGCCCAGACTCTTACCAAAACATGTACTCCCAAATGCTTTGTGGTCTCTACCAATGCAAAGAAGTCCTCAGCGTTGGCTCACCCTTTGCATCCAGCTTCATCCGTGCCATCCGGTTCCTAGAAAAGCACTGGTCTCTACTTTGTAACGATATTCGAATGGGAACCCTTAACACCCAAATTACAGATCAGTCAGTGAGAGAGTCGGTGATGAAAATCCTCAAACCTGACCCAGAGTTAGCTGATTTTATCGAGGCTGAATGCAGTAGAGATTCATGGCAAGGGATCATCGCTAGGTTGTGGCCTAACACAAAGTATGTGGCTGTTGTTGTAACCGGAAGCATGTCACAGTATATACCTACCCTTGATTATTACAGCAATGGCCTCCCTCTTGTCTCTACCATGTATGGTTCCTCAGAATGCTACTTTGGAATCAACTTGAACCCCTTTTGTAAGCCCAGTGAAGTCTCTTACACCCTTATTCCCACCATGTGCTATTTTGAGTTCGCACCAATTCACCGAGACAATGGAGTCATCAAATCAATCTCCCAGTCCAACCCGCTTAATGAGAAAGAACAAAATCAATTAGTTGATTTGGTTGATGTCCAGATTGGCCAGGAGTACGAGCTTGTTGTAACCACATATTCAG GACTCTATAGATACAGAGTGGGTGATGTGCTTCGAGTTGCTGGATACAAGAACAATGCACCTCAATTCTACTTCGTATGTCGGGAAAATGTAATCTTGAGCATTGATTCGGACAAGACTGATGAAGCTGAGCTACAAAATGCTGTGAAAAATGCAGTGCACAATCTGATACCATTTGATACAAATGTAGCCGAGTACACCAGCTATGCCAATACCGCCACTATTCCAGGCCACTATGTCCTATTCTGGGAGCTCAGTGTGAATGGCTCTACCCAAATTCCTCCTTCAGTCTTTGAAGATTGTTGCCTCACCATTGAAGAATCTCTAAATAGCGTCTACCGCCAGGGGCGTGCCTCTGACAAATCCATTGGGCCTCTGGAAATCAGGATAGTGGAAATTGGGACTTTTGACAAGCTCATGGATTACTGTGTTAGCTTAGGTGCTTCCCTTGACCAATATAAGACACCCCGATGTGTGAAATTTGAACCCCTTGTTGAGCTATTGAATTCGAGAGTCATGTCCAGACACTTCAGTCCCACGTGTCCAAACTGGGTTCCTGGTAACAAGCAATGGAACAACATGAATTGA
- the LOC125865414 gene encoding uncharacterized protein LOC125865414 — MEYLSRNLNDLSNHKQFKYHPKCSRLKITHLSFADDLLMFVEGDPESVHMLQEKFNVFTAASRLLANLSKSAMYFGGVSGMVQNQIQQDLGYSFGELPFRYLGVPLATKKLSIVQWQPLIDRIVAKISSWTSKKLSYAGRVQLVRTVIFGVQAYWAQIFVLPAKVMKIIQAYCRSYIWSGANVITKRALVSWDKVCTPKSAGGLNLVNLKVWNKAAILKMCWDIEQKQDRLWIKWIHSYYIKGQSMEEVRVPAQACWMVRKILGTKEMLHILHNEAVGKKSMIRQAYKQMLGNFSKVEWRNLICCNSARPKAIFTL; from the coding sequence ATGGAGTATTTGAGCAGAAATTTAAATGACTTGTCAAATCACAAGCAATTCAAATATCATCCAAAGTGCAGCAGGCTCAAGATTACTCACCTAAGCTTTGCAGATGATCTACTGATGTTTGTAGAAGGAGATCCAGAATCTGTTCACATGTTGCAGGAGAAATTTAATGTGTTCACAGCAGCCTCAAGATTGCTAGCTAATCTATCAAAAAGTGCTATGTATTTTGGAGGGGTCTCAGGTATGGTTCAGAATCAAATTCAACAAGACTTGGGTTATAGTTTTGGTGAACTGCCTTTTAGATACCTAGGGGTTCCTTTGGCCACCAAGAAACTCAGTATTGTTCAATGGCAACCTTTGATTGATAGAATTGTGGCAAAAATCTCCTCCTGGACATCAAAGAAATTATCTTATGCAGGGAGAGTACAACTAGTTAGGACAGTGATTTTTGGAGTTCAAGCATATTGGGCTCAAATATTTGTACTACCAGCAAAGGTGATGAAAATAATCCAAGCTTATTGTAGAAGTTATATATGGTCAGGAGCAAATGTGATCACAAAGAGAGCACTTGTTTCATGGGACAAGGTGTGTACACCAAAGTCTGCTGGAGGGCTTAACTTGGTGAATTTAAAAGTTTGGAACAAAGCAGCCATATTAAAAATGTGTTGGGATATAGAACAAAAGCAAGATAGGCTATGGATAAAATGGATCCACAGTTACTATATCAAAGGCCAAAGTATGGAAGAGGTCAGGGTTCCTGCTCAAGCTTGTTGGATGGTCAGAAAGATTCTGGGGACAAAAGAGATGTTGCATATACTACATAATGAAGCTGTGGGGAAGAAAAGTATGATTAGACAAGCTTATAAACAAATGCTTGGCAATTTTTCAAAGGTTGAATGGAGAAATCTTATTTGTTGTAACTCAGCAAGGCCAAAGGCAATCTTTACACTATGA
- the LOC125865769 gene encoding indole-3-acetic acid-amido synthetase GH3.6-like, giving the protein MEGSMTEENKKNLEFIEEVTSNVDEVQKRVLHEILTRNANVEYLQRLNLNGHTDRETFKKVVPIITYKDIQSDINRIANGDRSPILCSQPISEFFTSSGTSGGERKLIPTTEEENGRRHQLYGLMMSVVCQFFPDLRNGKGMYFMFIKSEAKTPGGLLARPLLTSVYKSSHFKNSNSRVSPYTSPIESILCLDSYQSMYSQMLCGLYQNREVVRVGSIFASAFIRAMRFLEDHWSLLCNDIRTGTINNKISDPSVREAVMKILKPDSELADFIEAECSKDSWEGIVTRLWPNTMYVDVVVTGAMSQYIPMLDYYCNSLPLVSIAYASSECFFGINLNPLCKPSEVSYTLIPIAAYFEFLPILRSNEVIDSISIHTPFNEKDEQQLVDLVDVKIGQEYELVVTTYSGLYRYRVGDVLRVAGYKNNAPQFNFIRRENVILSIDSDKTNEFDLQNAVKNAENNLMPFDARVIDYTSYANTATIPGHYVLFWELNVSASSPIPPSVLEECCLTIEESLNSVYRQGRTSDKSIGPLEIRIVETGTFDKLMDYCCTSLLGASINQYKTPRCVKFAPHVELLNSRVVSSYFSPVCPKWVPGRKQWNNTN; this is encoded by the exons ATGGAAGGAAGCATGACAGAGGAAAACAAGAAGAATCTTGAGTTTATTGAAGAGGTGACTAGTAATGTTGATGAGGTACAAAAGAGAGTTCTTCATGAAATCCTCACTCGAAATGCCAACGTTGAGTACTTGCAACGCCTTAATCTCAATGGTCACACTGATAGAGAGACATTCAAGAAAGTCGTGCCTATCATCACCTACAAAGATATTCAGTCCGATATCAACCGTATAGCTAATGGCGATAGATCTCCAATCCTATGTTCCCAGCCCATATCTGAATTCTTTACAAG TTCTGGGACGTCGGGAGGGGAGAGAAAATTGATACCAACAACAGAGGAAGAGAACGGGAGGAGACATCAACTTTACGGCCTTATGATGTCTGTGGTGTGCCAATTTTTTCCAGATTTGAGAAATGGCAAAGGAATGTATTTCATGTTCATAAAGTCTGAAGCCAAGACCCCCGGAGGATTATTAGCTCGTCCTCTTTTAACTAGTGTCTACAAGAGTAGTCATTTCAAAAACAGCAATAGTCGTGTGTCGCCCTATACGAGTCCAATTGAATCCATTCTCTGCCTAGACTCTTACCAAAGCATGTACTCCCAAATGCTTTGTGGCCTCTACCAAAACAGAGAAGTCGTCCGTGTTGGCTCTATTTTTGCATCCGCCTTCATCCGTGCTATGCGATTCTTAGAGGATCACTGGTCTCTACTATGTAACGATATCCGAACAGGAACCATTAACAACAAAATTTCTGATCCTTCAGTAAGAGAGGCTGTGATGAAAATCCTCAAACCAGACTCGGAGTTGGCTGATTTCATCGAGGCTGAATGCAGCAAGGATTCATGGGAAGGGATCGTCACTAGGCTGTGGCCTAATACCATGTACGTGGACGTAGTCGTGACTGGAGCCATGTCTCAATATATACCAATGCTCGATTATTACTGCAATAGCCTCCCTCTCGTCAGTATTGCGTATGCTTCCTCAGAATGTTTCTTTGGGATCAACTTGAACCCCCTTTGTAAGCCCAGTGAAGTATCTTACACACTCATTCCCATCGCAGCCTATTTCGAGTTCTTACCAATTCTCAGGAGCAATGAAGTCATCGATTCTATCTCCATTCACACACCGTTTAATGAGAAAGACGAACAACAATTGGTCGATTTGGTTGATGTCAAGATTGGCCAGGAGTACGAGCTCGTTGTTACCACATATTCTG GACTGTATAGATACAGAGTGGGTGATGTGCTTCGGGTTGCTGGATACAAGAACAACGCGCCTCAATTCAACTTTATACGCAGGGAAAATGTGATCTTGAGCATCGATTCTGATAAGACTAATGAATTTGATCTACAAAATGCAGTGAAGAATGCAGAAAACAATCTGATGCCATTTGATGCACGTGTAATCGACTACACCAGCTATGCCAATACTGCTACTATTCCAGGTCATTATGTCCTGTTCTGGGAGCTAAACGTCAGCGCCTCTTCCCCGATTCCTCCTTCGGTCCTTGAAGAGTGTTGCCTCACCATTGAAGAATCTCTCAACAGCGTCTACCGCCAGGGTCGTACGTCTGACAAATCCATTGGGCCTCTTGAAATCAGGATAGTGGAAACAGGTACTTTTGACAAGCTCATGGACTATTGCTGTACTAGCTTACTAGGTGCTTCCATTAACCAATACAAGACGCCACGGTGCGTTAAATTTGCACCACATGTTGAGCTATTGAATTCGAGGGTTGTGTCGAGCTACTTCAGTCCCGTGTGTCCGAAATGGGTTCCTGGAAGAAAGCAATGGAACAACACGAATTGA